The DNA window AATTACAGAAACAAAGGTTGAAGAAATTCTCGTAGCTGCCGGCATCCGTCCTGCTGTTGAAGAATTACACCTCGAAAATACAGGTATTGAAACATTACCAAAAGGCTGGATCAAAACAAATGAATTCCTTGAAACATCTGTAGATGGTATCTATGCATTAGGTGATGTAAACGGCGAGCCCGCATTCCGTCATCGCGCAAACTATGAAGCAGATATTATCGCCCATAATCTATATTTTGCCAAAAACGAAGAAGATTTCCGTTGGGCACGCTATGATACATTGCCAAAGGTTACCTTCTCCTACCCTGAAATCGGTAGCGTAGGTCTTACTGAAGCAGAAGCTATTAAAGCTGGTTACAATGTAGGCGTAGGTAAAAACTACTACTCCTCCACAGCTAAAGGCTATGCAATGGGTATTAATCCTGGTGATGTAAATGATGGCTTTGTAAAAATCGTAGTCGACAAAGATACAAATCATATCCTTGGTATGCACGTAACAGGCCCCCAAGCCTCTATCTTATTCCAACCTTACGTAAACCTTATGAATAGCGGTGTAACACCATTGACAGCTATCAATGAAGAAATCGCTTCTGAACGTACAAAACGATTACGTGAAAAAGGTATTACTCGTGATATGGATCCTAAATCCGTTATCACTGTAGGTGAAACTATGAGTCCACACCCTTCTCTTGTAGAGGTAATTATGTGGACACAAGTATACTACGAACACCGCTGGTAATACTAACTACATAATAACTACGTAATAACAATGTAATAACGACAAAAAGGACTGTGTATAAACACAGTCCTTTTATCATGTCGAATATAGGAAAAGCACAATACCTATATAGATACTCGTTCATTATATATAGCTATAATATAAATAATAAAGAGCTGAAGATTTTATCTTCAGCTCTTTTTAGATTGTCTATAAATAGATTAACGACCCATATCAATTGTATTATCCCAAATAATATTTGTTCTGCGACCATCGAAGCCTTGATCTGGTTCAGGAGGTAATTTACTAGATTTAGTTTGACCTACATAAGCACCTGTTTCAGCATCTACAGTAACTACAGTCTTTTTGCCGTCTTGATGCATTGTCATATAGTATAGAATCTTACCTTCATGAGCTTCGATTTTCCAACCTTTTACAACTGCATCAGCACCAAGTTGTTGTTTTGCAACGCGCTCAGCTTGAGACGCTTCAATGACTTTATCTTTATTGAAGATTTCACCGATAACTTTTTTGGGTTTGCCGCCTTCTTCCATATCGGAAGTATTACCAGTGATTACGTCGATTTTCATTTTGTATTGACGATATTTACTATAGCCTACTACTTTGTAACCATAATTCAAATCATTAGAGTTAAGCTCTACAGAATGAAGTGCTGCATTAGGATAACGATTTTGGAAAATAGTACCAATTTTACTCATAGTCATAACCATGGATTCGCCTGGTGCACGTTGTACAGAAATATCAGTACTTGTTTCTGGTTTTGTTTTACGCGCATCAGCTACACTTGGTGTAGCAACGGACAATACGCCAACCGCCAATACACCTGTTAATGCCATAGAAATTAACTTTTTATTCATTACATATCCTCCTACTATATACAATGCTTTCACCAATAGTAAAAGTCATCCGTATACTAGAATTACTATAAGTTCGTGCTATATACAACAGCACACAAAACATACATAAATAGATATATTATTTAGACAATATACTATAAACCTTCATTTGATGCAAGTCGATCGTCTACATCAGTCATGAGCAATTTGTAGCATGTAGCCACTAAAGGTACGCCAATCAACATGCCAGTAACGCCCATTAAACTACCGCCAACGATAACTGCTGCAAACACCCACAAACCAGGTAAGCCAACGGAATTACCTACAATCTTAGGATAAATAAAGTTACTTTCAATTTGATGAAGCACTTCTAAGATAATCACATAGATCAACGCATCCATAGGGCTTACAGTGAGTAAGATAACTGCACCTATCACGCCACCCACATAAATGCCTAGCAATGGAATTAATGCAGTAAGGCCGATAACACAAGCAATTGTAGTGGCATATTCAATATTGAATGCCCATAATGAAATACCAACCATAATACCTAAAATCAAGGCATCTATGAACTGGCCTACAAAGAAGTTACTGAACGTTTGAACAGCAACACGTGTGACATAACTAACACGGTTAACCCACTCATCAGATGCATAGGCTCTTAAAATACGTTTGCCTTGCATCATAAGGCGCTCTTTATCGAGCAACATATAGATGGCAAAAATCAAACCAAGTCCTATATTTAAAGTCCAAGATAAGGCTGTTCCCATCGCATTCACAAGGTATGTACCACCCTTTGTGCCCCACTCGCGCGTATACTTCACAACACTTTCACCACTCAAGGTATCCATAAGTGTTTGATTGGATGCCATCGGAATAGTTGATGTAAGGTGTTGCATCCAAGATTGGAAGTCTGTATACAACTGCGGTGAAGAAGCCACGATGATCGACATGGAGTGAATCAATTGTGGAATCGCCATGCGAGCAATAAAATAAACGATAGCACTGATTGTGACAAAGGATAAAATGAGGCTTAAAGGTCGTCTAATTTTATTTTTCCAACCTGTTTTACTCTTGGGCCACAGCCAGCGTTCATAACGCACCACTAGAATATCTAGCACAAATGCGATACAAGCACCTACTATAAGCGGAACAAAAGCTGTAACGACGGCATCAATAGCATTAGCAATATCGCTGATACGCAGTGCCATCATAATCATAACACCCGCCAATATTATGGCCCCTATGAGCGGTTTATAATACTTAAATCTTTTCATATATAACCTACTTTACTATACTCACAACGCATACATTACCAAAACTTAATGAACATTGTATGACCTACGATCGTATGCAAGCTTAGTATAACACAAAAGTCCACCTTATCACATGCTCGGTCCCCCGATGAACACGAGAGCATGATAGAAGGTGGACTATATTGTATGTCTAATCTAAATTAGATTGAAGATTAGCGATGAATGTAAACGTCTACACGACGGTTTTCAGCTTTACCTGCTGCAGTGGAGTTAGTTGCAACTGGTTTAGTGTCGCCATTAGCAATACCGATTAAACGATCAGCAGATACGCCGTTGTTTACTAAGTATTGAGCTACATATTGTACGCGGCGTTCAGACAAGCCAACGTTGTATTGAGGAGTTGCGTCAGTATCAGCATTACCCAACAATTTAACTTGGTCTTGAGAGTATTGGTTAGCAGCATTTACAGCAGCTGTTAAGTTTGGATATTGGTCTGCACGAGCTACATCTTGGTCGGAATCGAAGTAGATGGATTCTACATAGTAATCCAATTTAGGAGTTTTGTATACAGGAGCTTCTACTACAGGAGTTGGAGTGTATACAGGAGCCGGAGCTGGAGTGTATACAGGAGCTTCGGATTTTTGACCACCGAAACGGTAGGACAAGCCAACTACTGGACCTTGGAAAGAGATATTTTTGTCTTCAGTTGCTTGAGTGTTGATATAACGGTAACCAGCATTGATATCTAAGTTTTCTCTTACTTTATAGCCTAAGCCAGCCTCTAAAACTGTAGTTTTCTTAGTACCTAAACCAGCTTTACCATAAACTTCTACTTTAGAGCCAAGGTTAGCTTTACCAATCACACCTGCTTGCGCAATGTTGTTAGTACCACCAGCATCATGATTATGAATACGAGCATAACCACCATATACTGCAACATTTTTGTTCAAAGAACGAACTAAGTTCAATTCATGCATATCAGTATCATGATGTTTAGAATTCAAGCCATGGTAACCATATTGAATGCCAGTTTTGTTAGACCAACCATAAGTCAAACCACCATCGAAGTTCCATTTGTGAGCATCTTTGCCACTATCCATTTTTGCTTCAACACTAGCTGCACCAAGATCAACTTGGAATTCACCTTTGTTAAATTGAGTTTGTGGAGTTGCGCCAGCTACGGATACGCCTACAGCAGCAACTGCCAATAAAGCTAATAATTTTTTGTTCATTATAATTCCCTCCAATAACAGCCTAAACAATACACAGGCCTTTGGCAATAATATATTTTCATTTTACATAATTTTTCGATAAATTTCAATATTTTTATGAATTTATTATGAAAAATTCGAATTTTATCTATATGCGGATGTTATATGTTTTATATTCAAAAAAGAAAACGCCTACACTCGTAGGCGTTATATTTAAATTAATTATCTTTCACAGAGAACCATGCACGATGGAATACAGCTGCAATCGCACCACCTACTAAAGGAGCAACGATGAAGAGCCATACTTGAGCCAATGCTTCACCACCTGTGAATACAGCTGGAGCTAATGCACGAGCTGGGTTTACGGATGTACCAGTCAATGGAATACCGATCAAGTGAACCATTGTCAATGTAGCACCAATTACAAGACCTGCAAGAGCAGATGTTTTTTCACTAGCTGTTACACCAAGAATTACAAGTACAAATACAAATGTAAGGAATGTTTCCACTACAAATGCACCGCCCATAGAAAGGCCCACAGCACTCAATGTACCATAGCCATCAGCACCAAAACCAGAAAGTGTTTCAGAACCATTTACGACTACACTCAATAAACCTGTACCTGCAAAAGCACCAATAACTTGAGCTACTACATAACCAGCAAAATCCTTAACGGACATACGGCCAGAAAGCCATACACCAATGGATACTGCAGGGTTTACATGGCAACCAGATACGTAACCGATTGCATATGCGCCAGCAACGATTGTCAAACCGAAAGCCAATGCAATGGCTACAACGCCCAAGTAACCTAAACCTAGACCACCAGTAAAACCGCCTGTTACAACAGCAGTGCCAGTACCAAAGAATACCAAAATCATTGTGCCAATAAATTCAGCAATATACTTGTTCATGTTCTTTCTCCTTACAATACCTTTATGAACTAAAAAGGCATGATCCCTCTCTTAGGGTTATTCATGTTACTCTCATTAGTATAAACATTTTATAAATTATGTCAACGACTTTTTTCGATATAATTTTACAAAATGTTTTTCTATAATGAGATGTTAATATCATGATTTTCATCACACAATAAATTCTATAGAATGTGTTATACTAGTGATGCATATTTTGTAGAGATTTCTATTGTAAATAGTACTTATATAGGAGAAACCATGAGTAAAACAGCTTATATTGTACGTCATATTAACTTTGAAAATGCCGGTATTTTAGAGTCAGTCCTTATTGATCGAGGGTTTGAACTAACATACATTGAGGCCCCCCTTGCCAATTTCGAACACTATGATGCGACAGAGGCTGATTTAATCATCGTTTGCGGTGCCCCTATTGGCGCGTACGATGAAGAGCTCTATCCTTTCTTAACAGATGAAATCAAATTTATTACAGATCGTATAAATAGCCAAAAACCATTACTAGGCATCTGTTTAGGTGCCCAACTCATATCCCGTATTATGGGCGGTCACGTAGGGCCTATGAAACATGGCAAAAAAGAAATTGGCTTTGGACCACTAGAATATACACCTGAAGGGGCTTCCTCCCCTCTAGCATTGCTTGGTAATGTACCTGTCCTTCACTGGCATGGTGATGAATTCGAAATTCCTAAAGGTGCAGTGCGTCTTGCTAAAACAGAGCTATGTCCAAATCAAGCATTCTCCGTAGACACTCATATCCTAGCACTTCAATTCCATATGGAGGCTGATCCTGCTGTAATTGAAAGTTGGCTTGTAGGCCATTGTGCAGAGCTTTCTAATGCAGGTATCGACATTCCTAAACTAAGAGAAGATGCAAAACGTCTCCGTCAAGAGTTGCCTGCTGCCGGTAAAGCCGCTTGTATCGCTTGGCTTGAACAAAATCATTTATAAAAATAAGAACCGCCTTAGTAATACTAAGGCGGTTCTTATTTCGTTCTTATATATATCCCTTACATAAGATGTTCTGGTCATATAACACATTCCCCAATGTGTCATTTTTTCCACATTTGGTATTGTACATTAAACAAATTGAATAGGCAAGAAGTTTTTTCATAAACCTTTCATAAATTATTTTAATTTTTTCAATATAAGAATGATACTCATATACAAATATTGATATTTTAAACAATTTTATGCTGCCACGCCCCACGAATAAATCGTACGTAAGAACAACATAAACGAAGTGACTGGTCAAAACATAAAGATAACCATGCCCCTAATAATCCTAAACCAAAGGTGATACACAATAGGTAAGTAATTATAGGTCGTATTATGGCTACACTAACAAGGGAGTATTTCATAATGTAATAGGTGTCCCCTGCCCCTTTTAGTACACCAGAGTATACTTGTTGCAGCGCTTGTGGGAATGCAGCAATAGCCATAATGCCCATTAAAGCCCCCGCTAACATAACTACTTCACTTTCACGTGTATACAATTGTACTAAGAGATCCCCAGGGCCAATAAAAATCAATGCACTGACAAGGCCTACAACGAGACCTATACGGGCACCAATTTTCCCATAGGTTTTTGCAATATCCGGCCGTTTATGACCTAAACTCTGACCCGTATGGGACGCACCAGCAAAGCCAAGACCCATAGCGAAGTAGTAGAATATATCCATCAAATTCATACATACATAATGAGCAGCTAGTGGAACCGCCCCTAACGATGCGACAATCATAGTGTAAGTATACATACCAAACCGTTCAAAGAATTGTTCCCCTAGTGAACTACCACCTACGTGGAACATAGTATGTAACACGGATCGTTCGAACTTCCATTTTGAAGGATGGCGCAAGGTTAAACCTGTAGTCGTATGTTGAGAAATCGTACGCAGTAATAATAGAGCAATGACAGCACTACTAATCATTGTAGATACACCAGCGCCCATGACGCCAAGCTCAGGGAAGAACCCTATGCCATAAATTAGGAAAAAATTCATGATGGTGTTTAGAATATTCCCTACCACATTCGATTTAAAAATGACCTTTGTATTGCCATACCCAATAAGAGCAGCCCCTACAATCTGACTAAAGGACTGGAATATAAGACTAATAACAATAAAACGTCCATACCAAACAGCGGTCTCAATATAGCCATCTTCAGCACCGGTAAAGCGTAAAATATGCTCTAAATTAAAGAAACATATGGCCAATAAAGGTGCATAAATCAAGAAGTTCAACAGGATGGACTGCTTAAGAACAGCATTCATACCATCCACTTCACCCTCGCCATGCCGTCGAGCTATAATCGCTGTGACTGCAATGGATAAGGCTCGACAGAATATGAGCATTACCATCTCTGGCTGTCCCATGATACCTACTGAAGCAAGTGCGGATGCCCCTAAAGCACCAACCATCGCTAAGTCTATGGCAGTCATAAACTGTAACATCAAGCCTTGTAATGTAGCGGGCCAAGCTATTTTTAAATAACGACCATACAGCTGCTTAGTGGTTCCTATAGGCCCCAATCGTTCTGTAGCAGGCAGCATAGTATCAACAGAAAGCCATCGTTGTATGCGGTCTAACATAGTAACTCCTATTCATGCAAGATCGTACAAGGTGGAGCAAAATTCTTATCTCCTAATATCTTCTGTATTATATCACAACAATACATGAAAAGTCATTCATATATTATGTTTTTATTTAATAATCTATATCAAAATAGCAAAAGAACCCCTTACCTATCCACTTATACCCATCAGGGTATAAACGTGATAAGTAAGGGGTTTCTTTTTACAACTCCAGTTCTTCAAAACAACAGATATTGAAATTGTATCTCACTAAAACAAAGGAGGTATTTCAAATAAAGCTTTAAAGACTAGAGTGTTAGATTACTCAG is part of the Veillonella sp. genome and encodes:
- a CDS encoding MATE family efflux transporter gives rise to the protein MLDRIQRWLSVDTMLPATERLGPIGTTKQLYGRYLKIAWPATLQGLMLQFMTAIDLAMVGALGASALASVGIMGQPEMVMLIFCRALSIAVTAIIARRHGEGEVDGMNAVLKQSILLNFLIYAPLLAICFFNLEHILRFTGAEDGYIETAVWYGRFIVISLIFQSFSQIVGAALIGYGNTKVIFKSNVVGNILNTIMNFFLIYGIGFFPELGVMGAGVSTMISSAVIALLLLRTISQHTTTGLTLRHPSKWKFERSVLHTMFHVGGSSLGEQFFERFGMYTYTMIVASLGAVPLAAHYVCMNLMDIFYYFAMGLGFAGASHTGQSLGHKRPDIAKTYGKIGARIGLVVGLVSALIFIGPGDLLVQLYTRESEVVMLAGALMGIMAIAAFPQALQQVYSGVLKGAGDTYYIMKYSLVSVAIIRPIITYLLCITFGLGLLGAWLSLCFDQSLRLCCSYVRFIRGAWQHKIV
- a CDS encoding AI-2E family transporter, which encodes MKRFKYYKPLIGAIILAGVMIMMALRISDIANAIDAVVTAFVPLIVGACIAFVLDILVVRYERWLWPKSKTGWKNKIRRPLSLILSFVTISAIVYFIARMAIPQLIHSMSIIVASSPQLYTDFQSWMQHLTSTIPMASNQTLMDTLSGESVVKYTREWGTKGGTYLVNAMGTALSWTLNIGLGLIFAIYMLLDKERLMMQGKRILRAYASDEWVNRVSYVTRVAVQTFSNFFVGQFIDALILGIMVGISLWAFNIEYATTIACVIGLTALIPLLGIYVGGVIGAVILLTVSPMDALIYVIILEVLHQIESNFIYPKIVGNSVGLPGLWVFAAVIVGGSLMGVTGMLIGVPLVATCYKLLMTDVDDRLASNEGL
- a CDS encoding glutamine amidotransferase yields the protein MSKTAYIVRHINFENAGILESVLIDRGFELTYIEAPLANFEHYDATEADLIIVCGAPIGAYDEELYPFLTDEIKFITDRINSQKPLLGICLGAQLISRIMGGHVGPMKHGKKEIGFGPLEYTPEGASSPLALLGNVPVLHWHGDEFEIPKGAVRLAKTELCPNQAFSVDTHILALQFHMEADPAVIESWLVGHCAELSNAGIDIPKLREDAKRLRQELPAAGKAACIAWLEQNHL
- a CDS encoding aquaporin; translation: MNKYIAEFIGTMILVFFGTGTAVVTGGFTGGLGLGYLGVVAIALAFGLTIVAGAYAIGYVSGCHVNPAVSIGVWLSGRMSVKDFAGYVVAQVIGAFAGTGLLSVVVNGSETLSGFGADGYGTLSAVGLSMGGAFVVETFLTFVFVLVILGVTASEKTSALAGLVIGATLTMVHLIGIPLTGTSVNPARALAPAVFTGGEALAQVWLFIVAPLVGGAIAAVFHRAWFSVKDN
- a CDS encoding OmpA family protein yields the protein MNKKLLALLAVAAVGVSVAGATPQTQFNKGEFQVDLGAASVEAKMDSGKDAHKWNFDGGLTYGWSNKTGIQYGYHGLNSKHHDTDMHELNLVRSLNKNVAVYGGYARIHNHDAGGTNNIAQAGVIGKANLGSKVEVYGKAGLGTKKTTVLEAGLGYKVRENLDINAGYRYINTQATEDKNISFQGPVVGLSYRFGGQKSEAPVYTPAPAPVYTPTPVVEAPVYKTPKLDYYVESIYFDSDQDVARADQYPNLTAAVNAANQYSQDQVKLLGNADTDATPQYNVGLSERRVQYVAQYLVNNGVSADRLIGIANGDTKPVATNSTAAGKAENRRVDVYIHR
- a CDS encoding peptidase translates to MNKKLISMALTGVLAVGVLSVATPSVADARKTKPETSTDISVQRAPGESMVMTMSKIGTIFQNRYPNAALHSVELNSNDLNYGYKVVGYSKYRQYKMKIDVITGNTSDMEEGGKPKKVIGEIFNKDKVIEASQAERVAKQQLGADAVVKGWKIEAHEGKILYYMTMHQDGKKTVVTVDAETGAYVGQTKSSKLPPEPDQGFDGRRTNIIWDNTIDMGR